A genomic window from Anticarsia gemmatalis isolate Benzon Research Colony breed Stoneville strain chromosome 6, ilAntGemm2 primary, whole genome shotgun sequence includes:
- the LOC142973795 gene encoding uncharacterized protein LOC142973795 has translation MQEGKTELQRNAITEARRKELETFQRALDIQWLNSRMEDGRMGRCLALIKREAEMEKDFQERTDHAAIVNARAQKETALGTEIAEIRREEMCNLLRRHYLREKDPSLRVLAKKLQAGYVCRDLQQQMLHNQYRKLQEKAEAKQANDYTLNALYNDFEAKEKEEKDKLERTTQYCRELQQQLVNRQLERQCQYEDTLVEKKMLEEIMRTISDEDKRELKQKHDLKEKTRNEMVTFQKARMAWKEKQKKMVVIEEKQIEEQQKAASDRSSAIIAERERKQREKEELNQRIAAKILADEAERQARVDIIKLLQEQEYLEKNVQDDIKEREKMERVRRETKDALTAQMENRKRLAREEKKKEAEFRVKSEAKMAADDAKERAKQQKKKDQGRLYSQELLKQIQDNAKKRKQEAAMEEQRAHYVWDYDKKWLEEVAEERKKMIEEHAAPLLGYLQAGVVQPADLPALRAGADKSPELATLDIEGLAISRNRPRRFSKCNAQCKILRDF, from the exons ATG CAGGAGGGGAAGACGGAGTTGCAGAGAAATGCGATAACCGAAGCTCGTCGTAAAGAGTTGGAGACATTCCAGCGGGCGTTGGACATACAATGGCTGAACAGCCGCATGGAAGATGGGCGGATGGGGCGTTGCCTGGCGCTCATCAAGCGAGAGGCCGAAATGGAGAAAGATTTTCAAGAG CGAACCGACCACGCAGCCATAGTCAACGCCCGCGCACAAAAAGAAACAGCTCTCGGTACAGAAATAGCAGAAATACGTCGAGAAGAAATGTGCAATCTTCTTCGTAGACACTACTTGAGGGAGAAAGATCCGAGTCTACGAGTCTTGGCTAAGAAGCTTCAAGCGGGTTATGTGTGCCGAGATCTCCAACAACAGATGCTGCATAACCAGTATAGGAAGCTGCAGGAAAAG GCTGAAGCGAAACAAGCAAATGACTACACACTCAATGCACTATACAACGActttgaagccaaagagaagGAAGAGAAAGACAAACTGGAGCGTACAACGCAGTACTGCAGGGAGTTGCAACAGCAGCTCGTGAACCGTCAGCTGGAAAGACAGTGTCAGTATGAAGACACGTTAGTAGAGAAGAAGATGCTTGAAGAGATTATGAGGACGATATCTGATGAGGATAAGCG GGAGCTGAAACAGAAACACGACTTGAAAGAGAAGACCCGCAACGAGATGGTGACGTTCCAGAAGGCTCGCATGGCGTGGAAGGAGAAGCAGAAGAAAATGGTCGTCATAGAAGAAAAGCAGATAGAAGAACAACAAAAAGCGGCCTCAGATAGAAGCTCTGCCat AATAGCTGAGAGAGAGCGCAAACAAAGAGAAAAGGAAGAGTTGAACCAGAGAATTGCCGCGAAAATATTAGCTGATGAG GCCGAACGTCAAGCCCGAGTAGACATAATAAAACTACTGCAAGAGCAAGAATACTTAGAGAAGAATGTGCAAGACGATATCAAAGAGAGAGAGAAGATGGAGCGAGTGAGACGAGAGACCAAGGACGCTCTCACCGCACAGATGGAGAACAGAAAGAGATTGGCTAGAGAAGAGAAGAAGAAGGAAGCGGAGTTTAGAGTTAAG TCCGAAGCTAAAATGGCGGCCGACGACGCTAAAGAGCGCGCGAAACAGCAAAAGAAGAAAGACCAAGGACGTTTGTACTCTCAGGAACTGTTGAAACAGATACAAGATAATGCCAAGAAGAGGAAGCAGGAGGCCGCCATGGAGGAACAGAGGGCGCATTATGTGTGGGACTATGATAAGAAATG GCTAGAAGAAGTAGCAGAAGAGCGCAAGAAGATGATAGAAGAGCAcgctgccccactgctgggctaccTTCAGGCCGGAGTGGTGCAGCCCGCCGACCTGCCCGCCCTCCGCGCCGGCGCCGACAAGAGCCCTGAGCTCGCGACACTGGACATTGAAGGACTGGCCATCTCTCGCAACAGACCACGTCGGTTCTCTAAGTGTAATGCTCAGTGTAAAATATTGAGGGATTTCTGA